The following proteins come from a genomic window of Nocardioides albertanoniae:
- a CDS encoding CHAP domain-containing protein yields the protein MGKPGGALRRTLVAGAVLLLVGLGVQVIPKLASPAQAGTTMLCSGFSDCRGKGYSTAGYENAWGSMYWRMYAGRNCTNYAAYRMIQTGLPNARPWSGEGNATNWGVALSNLTNRTPSVGAIAWWHSSHPSSSRFGHVAYVERVSSSSITISESNYGSDLSWRKITKGSRNYPTGFIHFNDQRLSVTKRPTVSGTAQVGRSVTVNTGSWKPNPNKIRYQWIVDRKPIPGATNKTYHIPARMAGKQIAAVLTGTRRDYTKAKTMSEILPPIKQGTLSVRKQPRITGAQKVGSTIALGGAYYSPGARIGEIRWYAGKKLIARGKSRFLKVPAAADGKRIGAVLVGVKTGYRPKQSYAFASSLVGGGQAPKPPKPTEPPQMPDGLEQTTDGFVKGGTRLGGLMQVDPGKFSRSVKLSYQWTREGTPISGATTEKYRPTSADVGHRLSVTVVAKSSNGSLTKTYGPSGRVRVKPSVKVIADGGSKQADVVVKVTAPGYAPTGSVKITTNGGRTVTKSLTNGSARVTFVKLPAGEYAVKAAYSGDAVAYWASGGDFTTVQ from the coding sequence GTGGGGAAGCCCGGCGGGGCGCTGCGTCGGACCTTGGTCGCCGGCGCGGTTCTGCTGCTCGTCGGCCTCGGTGTCCAGGTCATCCCCAAGCTGGCCTCACCGGCGCAGGCGGGCACGACGATGCTCTGCTCCGGCTTCTCGGACTGCCGTGGCAAGGGCTACTCCACAGCCGGCTATGAGAACGCGTGGGGCAGCATGTACTGGCGCATGTACGCCGGCCGCAACTGCACCAACTACGCCGCGTACCGCATGATCCAGACCGGCCTGCCGAACGCTCGCCCCTGGTCGGGCGAGGGCAACGCCACCAACTGGGGTGTCGCGCTGAGCAACCTGACGAACCGCACGCCGAGCGTCGGCGCCATCGCCTGGTGGCACTCCTCGCACCCGAGCTCGAGCCGGTTCGGCCACGTCGCCTACGTCGAGCGGGTCTCGTCGAGCTCGATCACGATCTCGGAGTCCAACTACGGCAGCGACCTCAGCTGGCGCAAGATCACCAAGGGCTCGCGGAACTACCCGACCGGGTTCATCCACTTCAACGACCAGCGACTCTCGGTCACCAAGCGACCGACGGTCAGCGGCACCGCGCAGGTGGGCAGGTCGGTCACGGTCAACACCGGCTCGTGGAAGCCCAACCCCAACAAGATCCGCTACCAGTGGATCGTGGACCGCAAGCCCATCCCGGGTGCGACCAACAAGACCTACCACATCCCCGCGCGCATGGCCGGCAAGCAGATCGCGGCGGTGCTCACCGGCACCCGTCGTGACTACACGAAGGCCAAGACGATGAGCGAGATCCTGCCGCCGATCAAGCAGGGCACGCTCTCGGTGCGCAAGCAGCCGCGGATCACCGGCGCCCAGAAGGTGGGCTCGACGATCGCCCTCGGCGGCGCGTACTACTCGCCCGGGGCACGGATCGGAGAGATCCGGTGGTACGCGGGCAAGAAGCTGATCGCGCGAGGCAAGTCCCGCTTCCTGAAGGTGCCCGCAGCGGCCGACGGGAAGAGGATCGGGGCCGTGCTCGTCGGGGTGAAGACCGGCTACCGGCCGAAGCAGTCCTACGCCTTCGCGAGCTCGCTCGTCGGCGGTGGCCAGGCGCCGAAGCCGCCGAAGCCGACCGAGCCGCCGCAGATGCCCGACGGTCTCGAGCAGACCACGGACGGCTTCGTGAAGGGCGGCACCCGCCTCGGTGGCCTGATGCAGGTCGACCCGGGCAAGTTCAGCCGGTCGGTGAAGCTCTCCTACCAGTGGACCCGCGAGGGCACGCCGATCTCGGGGGCGACGACCGAGAAGTACCGGCCGACCTCGGCCGACGTCGGCCACCGGCTCAGCGTCACCGTGGTCGCGAAGTCCAGCAACGGCAGCCTGACCAAGACGTACGGCCCCAGCGGGCGGGTGCGCGTCAAGCCGTCGGTGAAGGTCATCGCCGACGGCGGCTCGAAGCAGGCCGACGTCGTCGTCAAGGTCACCGCGCCGGGCTATGCCCCGACCGGATCGGTCAAGATCACGACCAACGGTGGACGCACGGTCACCAAGTCGCTCACCA
- the helR gene encoding RNA polymerase recycling motor ATPase HelR: protein MQAFDLAGRHDAKADPALIADDERHFVAIAQSLEEQVAELNEQLDDVRRRPGGHGQEAMDRDLEVHRIGAQLRMLRRFSLDLCLGRTVADSGDTIYIGRLGLTASDGTRLLVDWRSPAAEPFFAATHGDPRGLLSRRRYRWTNGRITDYWDEVFTAEGLEGHAALDDQSAFIATLGSSRSPQMRDVLGTIQADQDAIVRASSRGALVVDGGPGTGKTVVALHRTAYLLYSDPRLSESRGGVLFVGPHEPYLSYVGDVLPSLGEEGVRTTTLRRMVPEGSALVPEKDAEVARLKADARMVTAIEPAVALYEEPPSRPTLVETPYGDAVISISDWAEALSAAEEGAPHNDARDQVWEALVRIATDRIRQNTGDDPDRTADPDADLDEWGDEPEQEEEFDAYGLHDEDSVDALHAALETNPGLLDAFGQVWPRLSPADIVGDLWEVPAFLRMCAPWLTPEEIKALQRDDARAWTDADLPLLDAAHRRLGDPDASRRRSRKKAAAAADRKAKAEVISDLISHDDSDMKVMSMLRGQDLRTALLDDAVREPDELDPYAGPFAHIVVDEAQELTDAEWQMLISRCPSRSMTIVGDRAQARHGFTESWEERLQRVGLDRIEMAGLSINYRTPEEVMVEAEPVIRAALPDANVPTSIRASGIPVVRGDLADLDEMLATWLAEHEEGIACVIAAGATGRDQDRRDQDRRDDDRVRHLSPEHAKGLEFDLVVLIDPDAYGTGIEGAVDRYVAMTRATQQLAILT, encoded by the coding sequence ATGCAGGCATTCGATCTCGCGGGTCGCCACGATGCGAAGGCGGACCCGGCACTGATCGCCGACGACGAACGGCACTTCGTCGCCATCGCGCAGAGTCTCGAGGAGCAGGTCGCCGAGCTGAACGAACAGCTCGACGACGTACGCCGCCGACCGGGCGGCCACGGGCAGGAGGCGATGGACCGCGACCTGGAGGTGCACCGGATCGGGGCGCAGCTGCGGATGCTGCGACGGTTCAGCCTCGACCTGTGCCTGGGGCGGACCGTGGCCGACTCCGGCGACACGATCTACATCGGGCGGCTCGGGCTCACCGCCAGCGACGGCACGCGGCTGCTGGTGGACTGGCGCTCGCCGGCCGCGGAGCCGTTCTTCGCGGCCACCCACGGCGACCCGCGCGGGCTGCTGAGCCGCCGACGCTACCGCTGGACCAACGGGCGCATCACCGACTACTGGGACGAGGTCTTCACCGCCGAGGGCCTCGAGGGGCATGCCGCGCTCGATGACCAGTCGGCCTTCATCGCCACGCTCGGCAGCAGCCGCTCGCCGCAGATGCGCGACGTGCTCGGCACGATCCAGGCCGACCAGGACGCCATCGTGCGCGCGTCGTCACGGGGAGCTCTCGTCGTCGACGGCGGCCCGGGCACCGGCAAGACCGTGGTGGCGCTCCACCGCACGGCCTACCTCCTCTACTCCGACCCTCGGCTGAGCGAGAGCCGGGGCGGGGTGCTGTTCGTCGGGCCGCACGAGCCCTACCTGTCCTACGTCGGCGACGTGCTGCCGAGCCTCGGCGAGGAGGGCGTGCGCACCACCACGCTGCGCCGGATGGTTCCCGAGGGGTCGGCGCTGGTGCCGGAGAAGGACGCCGAGGTGGCCCGGCTCAAGGCGGACGCCCGGATGGTGACGGCGATCGAGCCCGCGGTCGCCCTCTACGAGGAGCCACCCTCGAGGCCCACGCTCGTCGAGACTCCGTACGGCGATGCGGTGATCAGCATCAGCGACTGGGCCGAGGCGCTGTCGGCGGCCGAGGAGGGTGCGCCGCACAACGATGCCCGCGACCAGGTCTGGGAGGCGCTGGTGCGCATCGCGACCGACCGGATCCGGCAGAACACCGGCGACGACCCCGACCGCACCGCCGACCCCGACGCCGACCTCGATGAATGGGGCGACGAGCCCGAGCAGGAGGAGGAGTTCGACGCCTACGGGCTCCACGACGAGGACTCCGTGGATGCGCTGCACGCGGCACTGGAGACCAACCCCGGCCTGCTCGACGCCTTCGGGCAGGTGTGGCCCCGGCTGAGCCCGGCCGACATCGTCGGAGACCTGTGGGAGGTGCCGGCGTTCCTGCGGATGTGTGCCCCGTGGCTCACCCCGGAGGAGATCAAGGCGCTCCAGCGCGACGACGCCCGGGCCTGGACCGACGCCGACCTGCCCCTGCTCGATGCCGCCCACCGGCGTCTCGGCGACCCCGACGCCTCGCGCCGGCGAAGCCGGAAGAAGGCTGCCGCGGCGGCCGACCGGAAGGCGAAGGCCGAGGTGATCTCCGACCTGATCAGCCACGACGACTCCGACATGAAGGTGATGTCGATGCTGCGCGGCCAGGATCTGCGCACCGCGCTCCTCGACGACGCCGTCCGGGAGCCCGACGAGCTCGACCCCTACGCCGGGCCGTTCGCGCACATCGTGGTCGACGAGGCCCAGGAGCTGACCGATGCCGAGTGGCAGATGCTGATCAGCCGGTGCCCTTCACGGAGCATGACCATCGTCGGCGACCGGGCGCAGGCGCGTCACGGGTTCACCGAGTCGTGGGAGGAGCGTCTGCAACGGGTCGGTCTGGACCGCATCGAGATGGCAGGGCTGAGCATCAACTACCGCACCCCCGAGGAGGTCATGGTCGAGGCCGAGCCCGTGATCAGGGCCGCGCTCCCCGACGCCAACGTGCCCACCTCGATCCGTGCCTCCGGGATCCCGGTCGTCCGTGGCGACCTCGCCGATCTCGACGAGATGCTGGCCACCTGGCTCGCCGAGCACGAGGAGGGCATCGCCTGCGTGATCGCCGCAGGCGCGACGGGGCGCGACCAGGACCGGCGCGACCAGGACCGGCGCGACGACGACCGGGTGCGCCACCTCAGCCCCGAGCATGCCAAGGGGCTGGAGTTCGACCTGGTGGTGCTCATCGACCCCGATGCGTACGGCACCGGGATCGAGGGGGCTGTCGACCGCTACGTCGCGATGACGCGAGCGACCCAGCAGCTGGCCATCCTGACGTGA
- a CDS encoding mechanosensitive ion channel family protein → MSIPSNPPLLSVSWAKLGEWVIGIPLRIVGLIVLAFVLRWILHRVIDKVVVRAVDSPGLAGRAHKAADAGDAIAASSRRSQRAKAIGSLLKSVVTGVLVAIFATMILDQLGINIAPIIASAGIVGLALGFGAQSLVRDYLSGMFMIIEDQYGVGDSIEVNNISGTVEAVTLRITRLRALDGTVWYIPNGEILTVGNHSQNWARAVIDVGVSYNEDLSKVQRVLREVSHDLWVDDEFKGQIIEEPEVTGVEALAAESITLRVLIKTLPLKQWAIAREMRQRIKARLDHEGIEMPFPQRIIWHRDDKVAAAAEQQANA, encoded by the coding sequence ATGTCCATCCCCTCCAACCCTCCTCTGCTCTCGGTCTCCTGGGCGAAGCTCGGCGAATGGGTGATCGGCATCCCGCTGCGAATCGTCGGCCTGATCGTGCTGGCGTTCGTGCTGCGCTGGATCCTTCACCGGGTGATCGACAAGGTCGTGGTGCGCGCCGTCGACAGCCCAGGTCTCGCCGGCAGGGCCCACAAGGCGGCCGACGCCGGCGATGCCATCGCGGCGTCCTCACGCCGAAGCCAGCGCGCGAAGGCGATCGGGTCGCTGCTGAAGAGCGTCGTCACCGGGGTCCTGGTCGCGATCTTCGCCACCATGATCCTCGACCAGCTCGGCATCAACATCGCCCCGATCATCGCCTCGGCCGGGATCGTCGGTCTGGCGCTCGGTTTCGGTGCTCAGTCGCTCGTCAGGGACTACCTCTCCGGCATGTTCATGATCATCGAGGACCAGTACGGCGTCGGCGACAGCATCGAGGTCAACAACATCAGCGGCACCGTCGAGGCCGTGACCCTGCGGATCACCCGGCTGCGCGCCCTCGACGGCACGGTCTGGTACATCCCCAACGGCGAGATCCTCACCGTCGGAAACCACAGCCAGAACTGGGCCCGCGCCGTCATCGACGTCGGAGTCAGCTACAACGAGGACCTCTCCAAGGTGCAGCGTGTGCTCCGCGAGGTCTCGCACGACCTGTGGGTCGACGACGAGTTCAAGGGCCAGATCATCGAAGAGCCCGAGGTCACCGGTGTCGAGGCGCTGGCGGCCGAGTCGATCACCCTGCGTGTGCTCATCAAGACGCTGCCGCTCAAGCAGTGGGCGATCGCCCGCGAGATGCGTCAGCGGATCAAGGCACGCCTCGACCACGAAGGCATCGAGATGCCCTTCCCGCAGCGGATCATCTGGCACCGCGACGACAAGGTCGCCGCCGCCGCGGAGCAGCAGGCCAACGCCTGA
- the pepN gene encoding aminopeptidase N, with protein MPGTNLTRAEATARAAILDVLSYDIDLDLTTGSETFGSTTTITFTSAEPGASTFADLVDAKVDEITLNGVSLDPAVAYADSRIQLDDLAAENVLVVKADCTYSHTGEGLHRFVDPADDRVYLYSQFEVPDARRVYTTFEQPDLKSVFTFHVTASEDWKVVSNSPSPAPKVLSDGLARWDFEPTKKMSTYITALIAGEYHEVQDVYEGKFGTIPLGHYCRQSLIPHLDREEIVKITKQGFEFFEDAFDFPYPFGKYDQLYVPEYNMGAMENAGAVTLRDEYLPRSKQPRSFYDFRASVILHEMAHMWFGDLVTMKWWDDLWLNESFAEWACYHAQTNATEFTDAWTGFTNARKQTGYRQDQLPTTHPIAADNYDLQAVEVNFDMITYAKGASVLKQLVAWVGLEPFLEGLKAYFKEFAFGNSEFKDLLRHLEAASGRELQGWAQEWLQTSGVNTLAPEFTLADDGTYAAFAVRQSAAADYPTLRRHRIGLGLYDLVDGSLVRRDAFEIDVTGELTEVPQLAGVKQPDLLLLNEGDLTYAKIRLDERSLATALESLSALDDSLSRALVWGAAWDMTRDAELKAGDFVELVLANIGQETDAWGVTRIPVFAAQAVGTFSAPANRDALKARWETGLKELLEAAAPGSDHQLTFARTYASAARSETAIADLEALLSGDLTLDGLDVDQDLRWALVTGLAASGTFGEAEIDAELGRDNTISGKEKAAAARTAQPTAEAKEAAWDSVVVRTDVANETARSIVFSFQRGGQDEALAPYVDRYFEAADTLWEHLGTHRASVVLEHIFPKPAASPELLAKADKWLETSPAAPAAKRYVREGRDEVARALAAQERDAQ; from the coding sequence ATGCCTGGAACCAATCTCACGCGCGCCGAGGCCACCGCTAGAGCCGCCATCCTCGACGTCCTCTCCTACGACATCGACCTCGACCTCACCACGGGCTCCGAGACGTTCGGTTCGACGACGACGATCACGTTCACCTCCGCCGAGCCCGGCGCCTCGACCTTCGCCGACCTGGTCGACGCGAAGGTCGACGAGATCACCCTCAACGGGGTCTCGCTCGACCCGGCGGTGGCCTACGCGGACTCCCGGATCCAGCTCGACGACCTCGCCGCCGAGAACGTGCTGGTGGTCAAGGCCGACTGCACCTACTCCCACACCGGCGAGGGGCTGCACCGCTTCGTCGACCCCGCCGACGACCGCGTCTACCTCTACTCCCAGTTCGAGGTGCCCGACGCGCGCCGCGTCTACACCACCTTCGAGCAGCCCGACCTCAAGTCCGTCTTCACCTTCCATGTGACCGCTTCCGAGGACTGGAAGGTCGTCTCCAACTCGCCCTCCCCCGCCCCCAAGGTGCTCTCCGACGGGCTGGCGCGCTGGGACTTCGAGCCCACCAAGAAGATGTCGACCTACATCACCGCGCTGATCGCCGGTGAGTACCACGAGGTCCAGGACGTCTACGAGGGCAAGTTCGGCACCATCCCGCTGGGCCACTACTGCCGCCAGTCGCTGATACCGCACCTGGACCGCGAGGAGATCGTCAAGATCACCAAGCAGGGTTTCGAGTTCTTCGAGGACGCCTTCGACTTCCCCTACCCCTTCGGGAAGTACGACCAGCTCTACGTGCCCGAATACAACATGGGCGCGATGGAGAACGCCGGCGCCGTGACGCTGCGCGACGAATACCTGCCGCGCTCCAAGCAGCCGCGCTCCTTCTACGACTTCCGCGCCTCGGTGATCCTGCACGAGATGGCCCACATGTGGTTCGGCGACCTGGTCACCATGAAGTGGTGGGACGACCTGTGGCTCAACGAGTCGTTCGCCGAGTGGGCCTGCTACCACGCGCAGACCAACGCCACCGAGTTCACCGACGCCTGGACCGGCTTCACCAACGCGCGCAAGCAGACCGGCTACCGCCAGGACCAGCTGCCCACCACGCACCCGATCGCCGCGGACAACTACGACCTGCAGGCCGTCGAGGTCAACTTCGACATGATCACCTACGCGAAGGGCGCCTCGGTCCTGAAGCAGCTCGTCGCCTGGGTCGGGCTGGAGCCCTTCCTGGAGGGCCTGAAGGCCTACTTCAAGGAGTTCGCCTTCGGCAACTCCGAGTTCAAGGACCTGCTGCGCCACCTCGAGGCCGCCTCCGGTCGCGAGCTCCAGGGCTGGGCCCAAGAGTGGCTGCAGACCTCCGGCGTCAACACCCTCGCGCCCGAGTTCACGCTCGCCGACGACGGCACCTACGCCGCGTTCGCGGTGCGCCAGTCGGCCGCTGCCGACTACCCGACGCTCCGTCGCCACCGCATCGGCCTCGGCCTCTACGACCTCGTCGACGGCTCCCTCGTGCGCCGCGACGCGTTCGAGATCGACGTCACCGGTGAGCTGACCGAGGTGCCGCAGCTGGCCGGGGTCAAGCAGCCCGACCTGCTGCTGCTCAACGAGGGCGACCTGACGTACGCCAAGATCCGGCTCGACGAGCGCTCGCTGGCCACCGCGCTGGAGAGCCTGTCCGCGCTCGACGACTCGCTCTCGCGCGCGCTGGTCTGGGGCGCCGCGTGGGACATGACCCGCGACGCCGAGCTGAAGGCCGGCGACTTCGTCGAGCTCGTGCTCGCCAACATCGGCCAGGAGACCGACGCCTGGGGCGTCACCCGCATCCCGGTCTTCGCCGCCCAGGCGGTCGGCACCTTCTCGGCCCCGGCCAACCGCGACGCCCTCAAGGCGCGCTGGGAAACGGGGCTCAAGGAGCTCCTCGAGGCTGCCGCTCCGGGCAGCGACCACCAGCTGACCTTCGCTCGCACGTACGCCTCGGCCGCCCGCTCCGAGACCGCGATCGCCGACCTGGAGGCGCTGCTCTCGGGTGACCTGACCCTCGACGGCCTCGACGTCGACCAGGACCTGCGCTGGGCGCTGGTCACCGGCCTGGCCGCTTCGGGCACCTTCGGCGAGGCCGAGATCGATGCCGAGCTCGGCCGCGACAACACCATCTCCGGCAAGGAGAAGGCCGCCGCTGCCCGCACCGCCCAGCCCACCGCCGAGGCCAAGGAGGCTGCCTGGGACTCGGTCGTCGTGCGCACCGACGTCGCCAACGAGACCGCGCGCTCGATCGTGTTCTCGTTCCAGCGCGGCGGGCAGGACGAGGCGCTCGCGCCGTACGTCGACCGCTACTTCGAGGCCGCCGACACCCTCTGGGAGCACCTCGGCACCCACCGCGCCTCGGTGGTCCTCGAGCACATCTTCCCGAAGCCGGCCGCCTCCCCCGAGCTGCTCGCCAAGGCCGACAAGTGGCTCGAGACCTCCCCCGCCGCCCCCGCCGCCAAGCGCTACGTGCGCGAGGGACGTGACGAGGTCGCCCGCGCCCTCGCCGCTCAGGAGCGCGACGCGCAGTAA